The window GCAGAACTCTTTGTATCTGACAGCCTCTGCTTATTAGATCAGTCAATGCAACGACTCGGGACTTCGAGCCGTCCATTATCAACATGACCTTTGCGCGACTAGTCCTGGCCGCAGCAACCAAGGATCCTATCCCGGGCATGCCTGAATCCCCATTGCCGCAGAAGTCATATGCTACTGAAATCTTTCATCACTTTATGAAGAACATATATCCGCTCTTTCCATGCTTTTCAGAAACAGCTGCCCTGAACATCCTGAATGACATCTACCACCAGCAGAGTGAGCGTGTCATCAGCGCATCCGATCATTGGCTGCTGTACATGATACTCGCAATTGGATCAACTATGCAGAGCCAAAAAGTCAACGATGACTACTACAATCTCGGTGTCAGCTTTGTTTCCAGAGCGTTGGACTACGCCGACATCGCCTTGGCCCCTGGATACGCCACCCAGATTCAatcgctcctcctccttacCCAGTACGCCATTTTGGATCCAAACCATTTTGACAGCTGGCTTCTCATAGGCTTCACAGCACGTGCTGCTATTGATCTTGGGTTCCACCAAGATCCCCCCATGTCTACAGTCGTCGATCGTGCCGCCTTGGATATGCGTCGGAAGATCTTTTATTGCACATATGCACTTGACCGGTTGGCTATTTCCATCCCCTCCTTATGCCTTTTTTGGCCAAtggccttttcttctaaCTCTTCACCGTAGATCCATCAGTATGGTTCACGCTCGGACATTCTCATTCACCGACGATGCAGTCCACGTTGCGTTCCCGAATGCAGCCGATCTCGATcgcaaaggcaaagatggcgATTCTGGTCCGATTTCCGGTCCGCAGTCCGTTGACCCTGGATTGTTACTCTTTCAGCTCAGAAGAGCGCAGTCATACTGGTACCAAGAACTATACCAGTCCTATGCGACCCCTTTGCAAGACCCAGCGTCGTTCGTTTGGCAGATGTGTCTCGATATGCGAGAATGGGGCGAGTCGCTACCAACCTCTCTCCCCCCTGGAATCCGACAAATGTTTGAGCAGGAATTGAGATACAGCTATGTTTACTGCATTGCCCCTTCTGCCAGGGCTCCAGAAATCAACGATTACCATCGTACTCTGATATTCGAGTACTCTCTCGTCTATCTCCTCACCATGCAAGAAATTGCCCATGCAGGGCTCAACGGCGCATTCTACACGTACCACGACGCGTTGAAGGTTTACTTTATGGCGAACCAATTTCTTGCCGTGCTAAGAGACTCGGAGGACATGCTACTGTCTGGCGCACACATACAAATACCGATAGCTCGTCCCGGTGCTCCGCCAGCGCCTCCGATTCCGCGACCCCAATTACGAAATGGGAGAGCTGGCGAGGACAACATTAGCAGGAGTCTGCGCTGCCTCGAGAGCGTCCCTCAGACCTTGGAAGTATATGGGCGACGCTGGGAAGACGCAGTCATGCTAAAGCAGAGCTTTGAGCAGCTATCAGCGGACACCGTAGAGCGACTGAGGGAACGCAGAAAGATACAAAACATGAAAATGGAGCAGTCTGCCTATCCTGGAAGctctccatcagctcctTCACCTCGGGTTCCGGCCATCACTCGTAGCCCACAGCAGCCACGAGAGATTCGCTGGGTCGGAGTCGACGTTTCTCAGATGATGCACGGCGGCCGCGGTCATCCGCAATAGGAGGCCAATGAGGAGCTGTGTGATAATGGCGCTTGTTTGGAAACCAATGGTGGTTAATGTGTACGGGCATGACTATGGAATGACGGACGTGAACAGGGCAATGAACATATCTCTGTATCATTATACCCGCCCAAAGGCAAGATTCTGTTTGGACACCAATGATGAGGGTTTGCTTGGGCATCAATCAATGGCTTAGTGAGATGGATAGACGGGGTTCGTATGGCGGCAATGGATATCTTGGGTTCTCTCAAATATGCAGGTCATGCATGTAAATCAATCTTTTTGAATAATATAGGGATTTCCCTAGGTAGTAGTCTTATTCATGTCTCTCGACATTCATCATGAAATAAAGGACAATGTACTAAACATCTTCTTATTCTGTCTTTCAGCATTAATCATGAAATAAAGGACAATTTACTAAACATCTTCTTAATCATGTCTCAACATTCATCATAGAATAGAACGTAATCAATAGTTTACATTTGAGAAAGAGGCATGAAGTCAATTCCTAGTCTTAGCCGAACATCTTGCCTCCTTCATACAGAAAACAAGTAATAACAAAACCCCATGGGAAAACCCCCCTCCTTTTCCACCTCCCACATTGTGTCCGTGACGCCCAAAGACTCTTGAAAATTAAGATAGTGTAAAGATTtaaagagacaaaaaaaaaaatgaaactCAAGAGGGGAAGACGCGATAGGAAAGGTATAAGAATTCGACTATCAGTCGTCCTTTTGTAAAGTTCTTTTTATGCTCTGAgtcaaacaacaacaactccCCTATGCTCTCACACTCCTTATGCAGCCTGCCCTCGCAAGTTCATCCCCCAGGCATTCCTTgcatgcagcttcatcctccttTCATTACCATGATCAAACCAAGGCTTGGAAGCCAAAGACGGCGCAAGTTGCGGGCACACGGGAAGCGCAGGCTGGCCTCCCaagggctgctgccgccagcGTTGTCGGCGAGTATGTCGAGGGGTAGTAATAGTATTAGCGTGAGGATCGGAGACGGAGAGTTCACGATATTCTTTCTCCTGCGGGGATTGATGCTGAGACACCACTGGGCGGTTGTCTTTCctttgtccttttcctttgccttgttcGTCTTCTTTATCGTGACGGGGCTCATCAGTGGGTTCCTAGACCGCTCGAATGTCTTGCAGGTGCAGATTTTTGGTCTGGCGAGGTAGCCTGCGATCTCGTTCGTAAAAGTAGCCGCAGTTGGCGCATAGGGACTGTTGCGATATCATGTTAGCCATCACATAAGACACGCGCCAACCAATATATAGAGTAATGACTCACCTTGGGCCCAGCAGGACCGTCTCGAACCGCCCAGACGCTCGTACCCCACGTACGGCAGTGTGAGCAGCGCCATGTCATTCGCTCCATGTCCGTCAAGGCTCCTACTCCTCCACCATAACCGCCGACATCTGGCGTGAGTCGCCCCAGGGGGGTTCCGCCACGGGCGAGAGGACTCAGACTTCGGAAAcgccgcttcttctttgagcgTTCACCCCTGCCcatcctctcttcctcggcgtCGACAGCCACGCCCAGGCCGAACGGAGTGCCGCCCAGCATACCAGTCGTCGAGCTGAATCGCGCTGTTTCACGCCGCAGCCGACGGATCTGTCGCTCACGGTCGCCTTCtcgcttctccatctcttccttgctGAGAAACTCGACCTTGGGTTCCCAATCATCAGCCAAGTGGTCAGGGTCATATCTCCAACCAGCTTCCTGGCCATGTGCGGCATCGTTTGGTAGTTCCTGCTGAGCTCCGCCCCAACCTCCAACAAGGCCACCAGCCTCACAGGCTTCCTTCTTTAGACGAAGGACTGCCTCATAGATGGCGTGTGTCATAGCCGGAACCCATTCACCTGCCAATCCTAAATCGGCACATGTCGCCTTTGCGAAAGCTTCGGCGGTGCCTGGAGGGTGGAGAAGCGACCACTCGAACTTGTCTGTGTATAACATGGATGAAAGGTTTAGACTCAGGTTGATAATACATCGATAGGTATCGTCAGGGTTATATTCGTCAGAATCAGGTAAGATGGGAGTTGCTTCCGCAGTAACCTCGGGGGCTTCGGGTGCTTGCGATgccggcggctgcggcgttGGTGTTGCCAGGCCTCCCGTCTGCACAGGAGTTTCGGGTCGGGACACACCTCTCGCAAACGAAGCTGGAGAATCGTCTCGAGATTTGAATATGCTGGGTCTCGGGGTTCCAGCTGCTGTGACACTTCCCCCAGCAACGGTTGGTGCCCCTCCTTGGatgggcggcggtggtgctgcagcagatggctCAGAGTGGAAGAGCGGGTGAAGAGCAACGCCAGCATATTCTTCCAATTGCGTCCGAATCTGCTTGCTAATCTCTGCAATAACAGCAGGCCTGTTGGGCAGGTCAAGATCCTGCGCCAGATTCTGCGCAAACTGATCCGTTGTGATGAGCGTCTCGTGTAGGTTCCAACAGAAAATGTCGCGCAACTTGTAAGGAACAGTCATCTCCTGTGGTCGGTATTGGGGGAGGGAGATGTCGACCGAGTTGGGATTCGGAGCCGGGAAGGGCGCAGGCGGAATGAAGGACGGGATGTCCAAGTCGATTCGTATGGGTATCAGGGTCAATGGGAGGTGTGCTTGGGCGGCATTCTGCTGGTCGCTCCTAACAGACCGGCTCTTCCCCATCCAATCTCGCCATATGCCCTGGACGTCAACGGGTTCCTTGATTTCCTTTCCCACCTTGTCGGCCATGTCCAGCCTGGTAGCCGAATCTTCCTTGCGCAAGCTTCGCAAGCCCGTCGGCCGACGCCTAGGATCGTCGCTATCATCATCCAGGTCATCATAACCGTCCTCGGCATAGTTGATAATGGTAGTTCCTCGCTTTGTAGTTCGCGAAACAGGCCCCGTGGGCGCACTCGGTAGGACGGGAGTCAAGAGAGAGTTGTTGTAGGTGCGCAGTCGCGGCGCATATGACGACAGGAAGGCCTGGGGTTTTGATCGTTCCATTGTGAAGCTTCTGAGGGTATTTTTCTGGTTATTTCATGGCGCAGGGGAGGAAACGCGAGCGCAAGCTGGGAAGTCCCCGCGCTTTGTGCAAAAGTCGCAGCTGACAGAGCTTGCGAGCTTCTTTGCAGCCAGTGCGGCAACCACACGAAGAGGCGGGTCTCTcaggcaatggcaaagagagacggagatggagcGGGTTCGATGACTCagacgagaagagaagaggaacaagaagaaattaTCAGCAGTGAGGCAGCGCAGAGTTTGGCGGTCACAGCGTTGGTGATTGTCGCGACTCGTGGTTGATTGGTTTTCTCAATCGCGTCGTTTGTCTTGCCCCAAATTTTGGCTGG of the Trichoderma breve strain T069 chromosome 4, whole genome shotgun sequence genome contains:
- a CDS encoding SNF5 / SMARCB1 / INI1 domain-containing protein, with the translated sequence MERSKPQAFLSSYAPRLRTYNNSLLTPVLPSAPTGPVSRTTKRGTTIINYAEDGYDDLDDDSDDPRRRPTGLRSLRKEDSATRLDMADKVGKEIKEPVDVQGIWRDWMGKSRSVRSDQQNAAQAHLPLTLIPIRIDLDIPSFIPPAPFPAPNPNSVDISLPQYRPQEMTVPYKLRDIFCWNLHETLITTDQFAQNLAQDLDLPNRPAVIAEISKQIRTQLEEYAGVALHPLFHSEPSAAAPPPPIQGGAPTVAGGSVTAAGTPRPSIFKSRDDSPASFARGVSRPETPVQTGGLATPTPQPPASQAPEAPEVTAEATPILPDSDEYNPDDTYRCIINLSLNLSSMLYTDKFEWSLLHPPGTAEAFAKATCADLGLAGEWVPAMTHAIYEAVLRLKKEACEAGGLVGGWGGAQQELPNDAAHGQEAGWRYDPDHLADDWEPKVEFLSKEEMEKREGDRERQIRRLRRETARFSSTTGMLGGTPFGLGVAVDAEEERMGRGERSKKKRRFRSLSPLARGGTPLGRLTPDVGGYGGGVGALTDMERMTWRCSHCRTWGTSVWAVRDGPAGPKSLCANCGYFYERDRRLPRQTKNLHLQDIRAV
- a CDS encoding fungal specific transcription factor domain-containing protein; amino-acid sequence: MPRSSFSHTPLLRVSRPVSACSRCRAAKVKCDGKLPACTACEKAGRENACSAANDQFARGKERSYVAALELRIEKLERRIAYAKSRKASVALHDSDSLATAQVDRRDSLASIRAAIHRKAARTRENSDVNSLISDFGFLSVNATTRDFEPSIINMTFARLVLAAATKDPIPGMPESPLPQKSYATEIFHHFMKNIYPLFPCFSETAALNILNDIYHQQSERVISASDHWLLYMILAIGSTMQSQKVNDDYYNLGVSFVSRALDYADIALAPGYATQIQSLLLLTQYAILDPNHFDSWLLIGFTARAAIDLGFHQDPPMSTVVDRAALDMRRKIFYCTYALDRSISMVHARTFSFTDDAVHVAFPNAADLDRKGKDGDSGPISGPQSVDPGLLLFQLRRAQSYWYQELYQSYATPLQDPASFVWQMCLDMREWGESLPTSLPPGIRQMFEQELRYSYVYCIAPSARAPEINDYHRTLIFEYSLVYLLTMQEIAHAGLNGAFYTYHDALKVYFMANQFLAVLRDSEDMLLSGAHIQIPIARPGAPPAPPIPRPQLRNGRAGEDNISRSLRCLESVPQTLEVYGRRWEDAVMLKQSFEQLSADTVERLRERRKIQNMKMEQSAYPGSSPSAPSPRVPAITRSPQQPREIRWVGVDVSQMMHGGRGHPQ